One window of the Camarhynchus parvulus chromosome 2, STF_HiC, whole genome shotgun sequence genome contains the following:
- the LOC115917645 gene encoding feather beta keratin-like, which produces MACNSLCRPCGPTPLANSCNEPCALQCQDSRVIINPSPVLVTLPGPIMTSFPQNTAVGSTSSAAVGTELNAQGQPISGGFGFGGFGYGLGYGRGFGYGLGGLGCYGRRGYGYNC; this is translated from the coding sequence ATGGCCTGCAACAGCCTCTGCCGTCCCTGCGGACCCACCCCGCTGGCCAACAGCTGCAacgagccctgtgccctgcaatgcCAGGATTCCCGCGTCATCATCAACCCTTCCCCAGTGCTGGTCACCCTGCCGGGACCCATCAtgacctccttcccccagaacacCGCCGTCGGATCCACCTCCTCGGCTGCCGTGGGCACTGAGCTcaatgcccagggacagcccatctCTGGGGGCTTTGGCTTTGGTGGCTTTGGCTACGGCCTTGGCTATGGCCGTGGATTTGGCTATGGGCTGGGAGGCCTGGGCTGCTATGGCAGAAGGGGATATGGCTACAACTGCTAA